TCACCCCTCCCCTGTCCACCGACAACCATTATAAGTATTGGTGCACACCTCACAGATAGATTGCTAACGGGCCATCCCACTTGAATCAGGAGTGACAGGTGTATATTTGGGACATACCCGCAGGGCTCGCTAACCCACAGGTAAGTGTCCTCTCCCAGACACCTTTTATCCATTTCACCATCGGGTGTCTCTGGTGTCAGAAGGTCCACCGTGCAAGTACTAGATTCCCCAAGCAAGAACAGGTTGTAGACAAACATTGTTCCTGGAGACAATAGCAAAAAAAGTAACAACCAAATGATGCAAATGTTGCTGTGGATGACAATCGCCTTTTGTTGGATGACAGTAGGCTTGGCGTGCAGATGCCTGCAACCTACACCTGCGGTTACAGACTACTGCCAGAAAGATATCGGTGAGTACAGCTTTCATCGAAAACCTTTGATGTACAGTATTCAATAACCACGTATGactgtacatgtatttattatgtattttatttacatctagTTACAAACGTAAatgcaaaaactaaaatattgtCTATCTTACAATTACACTTACAGCCTGCAATGCCCAATATGGCTCCACGTTTATTTAAGAGGTCTTGATGGTGATGGCCCCCCTGCCTCTCCCCCTCACTCCTAGTCCCCCAACCGCTGTCCATAGTAAGCTAAAGAAAGTCGCCCCTGTCTAGCAACTTTATTAACCTATTACAGTTTATTCTTGTAGATTACTTACTAGCTACTGACTACATTCTTATACTGTAACAGAGTGTAACTATTCTTTTGCTCTGTCAGCGCTCCTACCTAACACCTACAAGTGTTTCACATGAATCATGTCACATCACAACTTGACCTGTCATGTCCtttcatgtcatgtcatgtctgtGTAAACTTTACTTGTCATGTCTGTGTAAACTTGTGTTTTACCTGTGCAGTGTTTCGCGGAAGACCTGTGGCTGTGTACGGGACAAATGCGCCATCGCGGATTTACACTTTTGAAGTGGACGAGATTTTCTGGGTAAGAagattggggtttttttttctttgtttaaattacATGTTTGAGGCAGATACGACTTCGATAAtatcgacgacgacgacgacgacgacgacgacgacgacgacgatgatgatgatgatgatgatgatgatgatgatgatgatgatgatgatgatgatgatgatgatgatgatgatgattgcagtCCAAAAGAAGCTTTGCTGGAAGAACAAGGCTTAATGTGACTACCTCAAACAACAGCTGTGGTGAACACTTTGGTTTGAACATACCTTTCGTCATTGCTGGTGAGATGACTATACATACTTTC
This is a stretch of genomic DNA from Pomacea canaliculata isolate SZHN2017 linkage group LG3, ASM307304v1, whole genome shotgun sequence. It encodes these proteins:
- the LOC112560855 gene encoding uncharacterized protein LOC112560855, whose translation is MMQMLLWMTIAFCWMTVGLACRCLQPTPAVTDYCQKDIVFRGRPVAVYGTNAPSRIYTFEVDEIFWSKRSFAGRTRLNVTTSNNSCGEHFGLNIPFVIAATELNGQLSTSLCSGNKQWNSLDINLQRLPQTSYEQLCTSINNFNQAVAQRS